The Sandaracinus amylolyticus genomic interval CGCGACGCCGGCATCGAGGTCGGCGACGAGCTCGCGCTCGTGGGCTCGGGCGCCGACGGATCGCTCGCCAACGATCTCGTCACCGTCGCCGGGATCCTCCACACGCCGTTCGATCTCGTGAACCGAACGGGCATCGTGATGCCGCTCGCGACCGCGCAGGAGACGTTCGCGATGCCCGACATGGCGCACGAGCTCACGATCCGCGGCGCCGGATCGGGCGATCGCGCCGACGCGCTCGCCGCGCGCATCACCGCGCTCCCGGCGATGCGCGAGCTCGAGGTGCTCCCCTGGCGCGCGCTCGCGCCCGAGATGACCGCGCTCCTCGATCAGTCCGACGTCTTCGGCACGTTCGTGCTGCTGATCGTGTTCGTCGCCGCGGCCGCGGGCGTCGCGAACACGATGCTGATGGCGACGTTCGAGCGCCGCCGCGAGCTCGGCATGTTGCTCTCGCTCGGCACCACGCCGCTGCGGCTCGTGCGGATGATCCTCACCGAGGCGGTCGCGCTCGGCGTGCTCGGCGTCGCGATCGGCAGCGTGCTCGGCGGGCTGCTCGTCGCGTGGCAGGGCGCGGTCGGGATCCCGCTCGCGCCCGGCGCCGAGGAGTCGGTCGATATGGCCGTGTTCGGCGTGAATTTCTCGGGGTTCCTCTTCCCGTACCTCGACGCGAGCGACTACGTGCCGGGCTTCGTCGGCGTGACGATCGTGTCGATCGTCGCCGCGCTCTGGCCCGCGCTCTTCACCGCTCGGCTCGAGCCGATGGAGGCGATGCGCTCATGATGATCCGCTCCTCCGCGACCCGTTACGCGCTGCGCAGCCTGCGCCGCAACCCGCGGCGCACGCTGATCTCGATCGTCGGTCTCGCGTTCGGCGTCGGCGTCGGGCTCGTCGCGCTCTCGTGGGTCGGCGGCCAGGAGGCGATGAGCGTCGACGCCATCGCCGGCGGTGGGCTCGGCCACCTGCGCATCGCGCCGCGCGGATGGAACGAGCGCCGCGACGACGCGCTGCGGCTGTCCGGCGACGACGATCTGCTCGCGCGCGTCCGCGCCACCGAGGGCGTCGCGATCGCGACCCCGCGCGCGCGCACCTCGGGCCTGCTCGGGCTCGGCACCCGCAGCACCCACGTCTCGCTCACCGGCGTCGATCCCGAGACCGAGCCGCGCGCGCTCCGCTACGTGCAGCGCGTCGCCGAGGGCCGCTATCTCGCGCCCGGCGAAGAAGGCGCGATCGTGCTCGGGCGCGCGATCGCGCACCGCCTCCGCGCGCAGCTCGAGGACGAGCTCGTCGTGACAGTGGTCGACGACGAGGGCGAGATGCAGAGCGCGCTGCTCGTCGTGGTCGGCATCGTCGACACCGGGAGCCGTCCGATCGATCAGTCGATCGCGCACGTCGCGCTCTCCGACGTCGAGCGCCTCTCGGGGCGCGAAGGGTTCGCGGAGATCACGATCCTGCTCGACGATCTCGCGACGCTGGAGACGACGCGCGCCGCGATCCCCACGCCGGAGGGCAGCGAGGTGCTCTCGTGGCTCGAGATCTCGCCGGAGTTCCGGGCACGCCTGCAGAGCGGGCGCGCGTTCACGAACGTCGCCGTCGCGATCGTGCTGATCGTCGTGCTGCTCGGCGTCGCGAGCGCGCAGCTCACGAGCGTGCTCGAGCGACGCAAGGAGCTCGCGGTGCTCGCCGCGATCGGCATGCGCGGTCGGTCGCTGGTGCGCGTCGTGGTCACCGAAGGGCTGATCCTCGGCGCGCTCGGCGCGCTGCTCGCGCTCGCGTGGTCGAGCCCGATCCTCCATCGCTGGGCCACTGCCGGCGTGGATCTCTCGTCGATGATGCCGAGCCGCGACGGCCTCGCGTTCGGCGGCGTGCTGATCGATCCGATCTACCACCCCGCGTTCGGCGCGTGGCTGGTGCCCACCGCGCTGAGTCTCTCGCTGATCGCGACGATCGTCGCGTCCCTCTACCCCGCCTGGTTCGCGTCGCGCACCGACCCGGCCTCTGCCCTGCGAGTCGACCGATGACCCTCCTCGCCACTGCGACCGAAGTCACCAAGACCTTCAAGACCGGCGCGCTCGAGGTGCACGCGCTCCGCGGCGTCGATCTCGCCGTGCACGCGCGCGACTTCATGGCGCTCGTCGGCCCGAGCGGCAGCGGGAAGACCACGCTGCTCAACCTGCTCGGCGCGCTCGATCGCCCGACGAGCGGCGAGGTCGAGGTGCTCGGCAAGAAGCTCGGCGCGCTGAGCAAGGCCGCGCGCGCGAAGCTGCGGCTCGCGTCGCTCGGCTTCGTGTTCCAGGCGTACAACCTGGTCCCCGTGCTGACCGCCGCGGAGAACGTCGAGCTGATCCTCGAGCTGCAGGGCATGGGCGCGCGCGAGCGCCGCGCGCGGGCGCTCGACGTGTTGCTCTCGCTCGGCCTCGGCGAGCTCGCGAACCGTCGCCCGAACGAGATGAGCGGTGGACAGCAGCAGCGCGTCGCGGTCGCGCGCGCGGTCGCGTCGCGCCCCGAGCTCGTGCTCGCCGACGAGCCCACCGCGAACCTCGACGGCAAGAGCGCCGAGCAGCTGATGCTGCTGATGCGCCGCCTCCACGAAGAGCACGGCACGACATTCGTCTTCAGCACCCACGACCCGCGCATCGTCGCGCACGCGACGCGCATCGTGAGCATGGAGGACGGGCGTATCGTCTCCGACGAGACCAAGGATCGCGCGAGCGCAGCATGACGACGAAGTGGACGAAGGAAGAGCTCGAGCGCCGGTTCCGCCACTACCTCGGGGACGAGGACGACGACTCGGCCCAGGCGCGCAAGCGCCGCCGCATCCTGCGCGCCGCGCACGAGCTCTTCCTCGCGCAGGGTTATCGCAAGACCAGCGTCGACGACGTCGCGCGCAAGGCCGAGGTCGCGAAGGGCACGGTCTACCTCTACTTCCCCAACAAGGGCACGCTGCTCGAGGCCGCGATCGCGCTCGAGAAGCGCGGCCTGATGAAGCGCCTCGGGCCGCTCTTCGACGGCTCGATCCCCAAGCGCGAGCGCCTGCTGCGCTACCTCGAGATCACGTTCACCAGCGGGCGCGACATGCCGCTCGTCGCGCGCATGCTGACCGGCGACAGCGAGCTCTGGGCGGCGCTCGAGGACATCGGCATGGAGGCGATCACCCAGCGCCAGGCCGAGGGCGCGGAGTTCCTGATGGAGCTCATCGAGGACGCGGTGCCCGGTGTGCTCACCGACGAGCAGAAGCGCGAGCGCGCCGAGGTGATCATCGGCGTCGGGTTCTCGGCGGGCATGCTGCTCGACGAGCGCACGCGCAGCGGACGCTCGCTCGACGCGTTCGTCCGCTCGCTCTCCGAGATGCTCACGTTCGGCGTCGCGGGGAGACGACCCGAGAAGAAGCGATGAGAGCCCCAGCCGCGATCGCGCTCGCGATCCTGCTGACCACGACGACGGCCCACGCGCGCGATCTCTTCGAGAGCGACGACGGCGAATTCCGCCTCGTGCTCCGCAGCTCGCTCAAGGGCAGCTGGCTGCTCGCGTTCCCCGCCGACGATCCCACGATCGACGAAGAGCCCGGCGGCGCCGCGCTCTTCCGGCTGCGCTTCGAGCTCGGCGCGCGCCTCGGCGAGTACGTCAGCGCGCAGGTCGCGTACGAGCAGCGCGCGCTCGCCGCGTCGTCGACCGGCATCGGGTTCGGCCTCTTGCCCTCGGTGGCGACGCCGCCGTTCCGCCTCGCCGCGCTCGACTGGGCGATCGTCGACGACGCGCCCTCGTACGCGCACCGCCACGAGCTCGACCGCGCGTTCGTCTCGGTGCACCTGCCCTTCCTCGAGCTCACGGTCGGACGCCAGGCGATCGGCCTCGGCCGCGGCGTGATGTTCAGCGCGGTGGATCTGTTCGCGCCCTTCGCGCCCGCGGAGATCGATCGCGAGTGGCGCCGCGGCGTCGACGCGGTGCACGCCGAGCTGCGCATCCCCGAGATCAGCACGCTCTCGGGCGATCTGATCGCGGTGTTCGGCAACGTCGAGAGCGGCGACCTCGAGAGCTGGTCGCTGATCGGCCGGCTGCGCGCGACGATCGGCGACGTCGACGGCGAGCTGCTGGTCGGACGCCGCGGCGAGGACACGATCGTCGGCGGCACCGTGAGCGCGACGATCGGCGACGCCGAGGCGCACGGCGAGCTCGCGTTCTTCGGCACCGACGGCCGCGGCGTCGACGGCGGTCTCGCGGGCACGCGCGGCGTGGTGATGAAGGCGCTGATCGGCGGCTCGTACGTGATCGACGTGTGGCGCGGGCTGCGCGTCGCGCTCGAGTACCACTACTCGGGCTTCGGCATCGACGACATCGGCGCGCGTCCCGGCATCCTCGCGGACCCGGCGTTCCAGGCGCGCTTCCTCCGCGGCGACTCGCAGATCCTCGGCCGCCACGCGATCGCGCTCGCGCTGAACACCGAGCTCACCGACGAGCTCGCGGTGGGCACGTCGTGGCTACAGAGCCCGGTCGACGGCTCGGGCATGGTGCTCACGTCGTTCACCTGGATCGCGAGCGACATGCTCACGCTGCTGCTCAACGGCTCGGTCCCGTTCGGCACCGCACCGGTCGCCGGAGTGCCGCAGAGCGAGTGGGGCAGCAGCGCGATCACGGTGTTCCTCGGCGCGCGCATCTACGACTGACGCTCGTGACGCCCCACGTGGTCGTCGTCGTGAACGTGGTCGTGGTCGTGGTCGATCTCTCGTTCGCGAGCGCCAGAGCAACGGCCGACCACGACCACGACCACGACCACGACCACGACCACGACCACGACCACGACGACGTCGACGAACCTCCCCATTCGTCGAGCACACCCTCTCCCGCGCCGTTTTACCCTCTCCTCATGCGCCGCTTCCTCGCCCTCGCGCTCCTCCTCACCGCCTGCGCACAGCACACCGCGACCACGCGCTCCACGTCTCCGAGCATCGCGCCCGGCGGCGACACCAGCGCGAGCGACGCGCCCTCCGATCCTCGCCTCCGCGCCGTCCTCGACGCGCACAACACGCGGCGCGCCGAGCACTGCGCGCCGCCGCTCTCGTGGTCCGACGAGCTGGCGCGCACCGCGCAGTCGTGGGCCGACGATCTCGCGCGACGCGGCTGCGCCTTCGAGCACAACCGCACGCCGTACGGCGAGAACCTCGCCGCGGGCACCAGCGGCACGCTCTCTCCCCAGGCGGTCGTCGACATGTGGCACCGCGAGCGCGAGCGTTATCGCTTCCGCAACGGTCGCTTCTCGATGCAGACCGGGCACTTCACCCAGGTCGTGTGGCGCGGCACCGCGCGCGTCGGCTGCGGCACCTCGACCTGCAACGGCATGGACGTCTGGGTGTGCAACTACGATCCGCCGGGCAACGTGCAGGGCCAGTTCGACGAGAACGTGCTCCCGACGTCGTGTCGGCGCTGACGCCGCGCAATCCCCTCTGCGGCCCTCCGCGTCCTCCGTGGTGATTCCCTGCTTCGATCGCGCCCATCGATGCATGCTCGGGGAGTGACCGCGCCGGCGCGCTACTTCCCCGTCGAGCCCGCTCCGCTGCGCATGCAGGCGGGCCTGATCCGCTTCGGCACCGAGCTCGGCAACGGCGCGCGCGATCGTCTGTTCTTCCAGGTGGACGACGAGCGCCCGCGTTACCTCGCCGCCAAGCGCGCCACCTCGCCGAGCCGTCACGTGATCGCCGGCGGGGACGATCTCGCGAACCGCGCGCGCCAGTCCGCGATCACCTGGATGCGCGAGACGCTCGCGCGCGAAGCGCCCGACGCGCTGCGCGACGCCGATGCCGATCACGACGCGCGCGATCCCATCGAAGCGATCGCGCGCGCGGTGCAGGAAGACGTCGCGGTGCTCGAGCACGGCGGCGGCGAGGGACGCGCGGTCGCGCTCGACGTGCGCTTCCCGAGCGGGTGGCGCCCCGAGCTCCTCGCGGGCGCGTCGTTCACGCGCATCCACGCGCCGGTGCCCGGCTTCGCGAAGGACGACCGCGTCTCGCGCAGCATGGTCTCCTCGATGATCGGTCGCGGCCCCTACGTGCGCTTCGTGTGGACGCTCTCCGCGGACGACGCGCTCGATCACCATCCCGACTCCGGCCTGCGCCGCGACTGGGAGCACGCCGTGCGCGCATGGCTGCGCGTCGAGCGACAGATCACGGTGCCGCTCGACGGCGCGAGCGTGTTCCTCATCCGCACGTACCTCTACGACGTCGCGACGCTCGACGACGCGCAGCGCGAGGTGGTGCGCGAGGCGCTGCGCGTGATGCCGGACGAGCTCCGCGAGTACAAGAAGCTCCCGACCCGCGACACGTTCGATCGCGTGATCGGGCGCTGACGGAGTCCACGGCGTGGACTCGGAAGTCCACGTGCGTGGACTCGGAAGTCCACGGCGTGGACTCCGTCCTTCGCCGCATCGCGCGATAGAGTCGCGCCATGAAGAAGCAGAAGAAGGTCACGACGAAGAAGCCCGCCGCGACGCCGAAGAAGAAGGCGGCGAGCAAGCAAGACCTCTCGCTGATCGCACGCACCGCGCGCGCCGCCGTGCAGCGCAACAAGCAGAAGGGGGACGACGCGCTCGCGCTGATCGGGCGCAAGGTCGAGCAGATCGCCGAGGCGTTCTACGACATCGCGCTCGCGCTCCAGGTGCTGCAGCGCAAGGAAATCTACTCGGCGCTGGGCGCGAGCTCGTTCGCCGAGGTGGTCGAGAGCCGGACCTCGCTCTCGCGCAGCACCGCGTTCGAGCTGGTGCGCATCCCCGAGCATCTCTCGCGCGAGATGGCGGTGAAGCTGGGCTCGGAGCGCGCGCGCTCGGTGATCCAGCTGGTCGACGCGACGAGCGCCGACGACCAGGCCGAGACGCTCGCGCGCACCGACGCGTCGATCGACGGCAAGCCGCTCTCGCAGCACACCGCGCGCAGCATCGAAGGAGCGGCGCGCGACGCGCGCGCTCGCAGCACGAAGAAGCGCTCGTCGCGCCCGGGCGAGGACGAGGCGCGCGCCGCCGCGGCGCGCATCGAGGCGAAGCTCGAGAAGGCATCGAAGAAGGAGCTCACCGTCGTCCCCACGCGCCGCGCCGACGGCTGGTGGGTCCGCCTCGAGCTCCCGGCCGAGCTGCTCGATCGCGTCACGATCACGAAAGCAGGAGCCCCGACCCGCTGAGGAGCGCAGGAGAACCGCGGCGGAGCGGAGGGTTCTCCTCGGAGAGCCTCTCCTGCCTTCGTACCGACTCCGGCCCTCCTCGGCGGTCCTCTCTCTTCCTGCGCTCACGCCGTCGAGAGCGCGATCGACTCCCGGCTCGCCCCGCCCGCGGCGCGCTCCGCGAGGAACTTCCCGACGCTGCGGCGCGAGATCGTCATCTTGCGCGCCTCGCCGCGCGCGGAGGCGAACACGGTCTCCTCGCGGTCCGCGTCGGTCAGGTGCACCGGCTGCACGAGCACCCAGTCGAGCCCGCTCGCGCGCACCGCGCGCTCCTGCTCCTCGGTGTCCGCGATCTGATCGCGCAGCAGCACGCGGAACAGCATCGCGTCGATCCAGCGCAGGGCGTTCCGCGTCTCGCCGACGCCGTACGTCGTCTGCACCACGAGGCGCCGCACGCCGTGCGCGCGCATCGCCGCGATCACGTTCGCGGTGCCCACCGAGCGCACGTCGATCGGCGTCCCCGCACTGCCGCGCAGGCGCACCATCACCGCGTTCTCGCGGATCCCGAGCGTCACGATCACGGCGTCGTGCCCCGCGACCGCGCGCTCGACGTCCTCGGCGCGCGTCGCGTCGCCGACCACGACGTGCAGCCCGGGCCGCGCCTCGAGCAGCTCGGGCTTGCGCACGAACGCCGTCACCTCGTGCCCCGCGCGCAGCAGCGCATCGACCGCCGCACGACCCGAGCCGCCCGTCGCGCCCAACACCAGCACCTTCATCTCGTCCTCCTCGCGACGTCCGTCGCATCGACACGGAGAACCTGGGCCGATGGCGCGATCCCCGCCTTGACCGCGCGTCCACACGAGATGCTCGTTCGTCCACCTTCGCGCATGCTCGTGCGCATGAAGGTCCGCGACGTGTTCGCGCCGATCGATCCGCTCGGCGACGCGCTCGGGTTCCTGCGCATGAGCGGCGTGTTCTGCTGCCGCTCCGAGCTCACCGCGTCGTGGGGGCTCGCGCTGCCCGCGATCGACGAGACGCTCAGCTTCCACGTCGTGACCGCGGGCGGCGGATGGCTCGAGCTCGAGGGCGAGCCGCCGCTGCGCCTCGAGGCGGGCGATCTCGCGCTCGTACCGCACGATCGTGGTCATCGCCTGGTGAGCGAGCCGGGCGCGCGCGCGTTCCGCATCGACGAGCTGCCGCACGAAGAGGTGCGCGAGCGCTACGCGTACCTCGTACACGGCACGGGCGGCGCGCCGACGAGCCTCGTGTGCGGCTCGGTGCGGTTCGAGCACGAGAGCGCGCGTGTGCTGGTCGAGCTGCTCCCGCGCGTGATCCACGTGCGCGCGTCGAGCGCGCCGGAGCACGAGTGGATGCGCACCACGCTCGAGCTGCTCGCGAACGAAGCGAAGGCGATGCGCCCCGGCGGCGAGACGATGCTCGCGCGGCTCGCGGACCTGCTCGTCGTGCACGCGATCCGCGAGTGGATGGAGCGCGCGCCGCGCGAGCAGCAGGGATGGATCGCGGGGCTGCGCGATCCGCAGATCGGGCGCGCGCTCGCGCTGGTGCATCGCGAGCCGTCGCGCCCGTGGACGCTCGAGGCGCTGGCGCGCGCGGTGGGCATGTCGCGCTCGGCGTTCGCGGCGCGGTTCACCGAGCTGCTCGGCGAGCCGGCGATGACGTACGTCGCGCGGTGGCGGATGCAGATCGCGCACGGAATGCTGGCGCGCGATCGCGCGGGGCTGGGCGAGGTCGCGGGCAAGCTGGGGTACTCGTCGGAGGCCGCGTTCAGCCGCGCGTTCAAGAGCTACGTGGGAGTGTCGCCGGGCGCGATCAAGCGCGGCTGAGAGACGACGACGCCGCGTGAGCGCGACGAGCAGCTCGTGTGGGCGCACCGCGCGTGCTCCGACGGCGTGACGCCGATGCACATCGTGAACGGATGGCCCGCCGCGCGGTCCTCACGCATGCACGAGCGCGCGCGTGATCACGTGGCACGAGCGCTGCTGAGCGCGCTGACGTGCACACGCTCTTCGCTCGTGCGTGCGGCCTCGCGGCCGCGCTGCTCGTCCTCGTGATCACGCCGCGGGCGCGCGCCGAGATCGCGCGACCGCACCTCGAACCGAGCCCACACCTCGCGCTCGCGCCGCTCGACCCGACCCCGATCGTCGCGACCGCGGTGATCGGCGGGGCGCTGCTGCTCGGCGGCTACGCGACGACGCTCGTCGCGACGTGGGACGCGTACGACGACGACTGCCCGCTCGCCTCGCGGCACCCCGGCTGCGAAGGCCCCGCACCGGGCGCGCTCGGCTGGTCGCTGCTCCCGATCATCGGCCCGTGGGCGATGCTCTCCGAGCCCGGCGTCGAGCCCGCGCTCGCGATCGGCATGGGCGTGATGCAGCTCGCGGGCGCCGCGACGCTCGCGATCGGACTGCCGTTCTCGATCACCCGACGCACGCACGTCGCCGCAGTCGCGGACGGCACAGCCGCGCGCCTCGTCGTGCGCGGCACGTTCTGATCCCTCGTGCGCCGACTCATCGAGCGAACCACAGAGCGCCGCAAAGCGCCGCAGGGCGGAGAAGGCCAATCGACCGACATGCGACATACGCGCAGCGCGCGCCCTCTGCCGCTCTCTGCTCTGCGGTGAATCGGGGCGAGGCCGAAGGCGAGCCCGAACGAACAGGGCGAGGCCGAAAGGCGAGCCCGAGCCCGGTTCGTGCGATCCCGCTCCGCGGGACCGCGCGAACCGCCACCCCACCCAAAGAGAGCGCGCGTTCCCCCATGCGTGCCGACGCCTGACCAGCAGGGCGCGTGGCACCGCGTCCGAGCGATTCCGCAGCGCCCTCCCAAAGGCACGCGGCTCGTGTCCGGTCCTCGCGTCGCGCGCGCGAAGGCGCGCGCCGCGAGGACGACCCCGCGTCCCGACGTCTCACCGGCTCCCGAGCACGAAGGCGCCAGGACTAGCGAGGACGCGGTGCCACGCGCCCCCGCCGAAGCCTCACAGTCCGCCCACTCCGATGAGCGCCGAAGAGCCGAAGCCTCACAATCCGCCCACTCCCCCGTGCTGAAGATCCGAGTCCCCCGCGAACCCGAACGAGTCCACATCGACTCCGAACATCCGAAGGATCGACGTATACAGATCGCCAGTCGTCCGATCCGGCCGAGCGAGGTGCCGGCCCGGCGTCAGCGCACCACCAGCGCGCCCCGCGAGCACGACCGGCAGGTCTTGCGTCGAGTGCGCGCCACCGTTGCCGAACTCCGAGATCCACAGCACCACGCTGTTGTCGAGCAGCGTGCTCCCGTCGGGCTCGATCACCGACTTCATGCGCTCGAGCAGATACGACACCTGCGTCGCGTAGAACGTGAATCCCGCGATCAGATTGGCATTCTCGTTCGGCGCACCGCCGGTGTCGCCGTGCACCTGAGCGTGCCAGTCCGCGATCGCGCTGCCCGGCAGCGCGCGCGCGCCCGCGCCGATCAGCTCGCTCGGCATCGGGGCCTGGAGGAACTCGAACGACGGGCCGTGGTAGTCGGCGTCGTGGATCGACGCGACGCGCGTCACGTTGCACGTCAATGCCGTGACCATCACGTCGATCTGCGCGCGCCAGTGCAGATCGGAGCGCCCCGCGCTCGGATATCCCGGCGGGAGCGAGAGCGTCGGATCGTCGCAGGTGATCGCCGGCGCGCCGAGCGACGCCTCGAGCTCCGCGAGCCGCTCCGCGTGCGCCTCGAGCCGCGCGCGATCCGCCGCGCTCACCCGACGCGCGAGCGCCGAGTACGAGCCGCCCAGCGCGTCGAGCACACGGCCGCGCTGTCCGCGCAGTCGCTCGCGCAGCGTCGTCGGCGCGCCGCTCGAGCCCGCGAGGAATTCGTCGAACACCCGCACCGGATCGCCGATCAGCCGCGCCTCGGCGCGCGCGCCGTTCGGCTGCGCGCTGTTCTCCGGCGCGACCCGGTAGTACATGCGGTTCTCGCCCGCGTTCGTGCCGTTCACCGCGAGGTTGAGCGGCAGCGGCGAGCCGATGCGATCCGCGAGGTGGTGATCGATCGAGGGCCCGACGCACAGCGTCGCCTGCGCGACCTCGCTGCGGGATCCCTCGGGCAAGAGCCGCCCGTCGCTGGTCGCCGACGACGTGCAGAGGTGCGCGTTGAGCAGCGTGTGCCCCGGCGCGTTGTGCCCGTTCGAGAGGTGATAGCGCGGCATCAAGTTGTCGATGCCCGAGACCACGACGAGATCGTCGCGATGCGGCGCGAGCGGCATCAGGAGCTCGGACAGCTCGAGCGCCTCGCCCGCGCGCACCGGCGGCGTCCAGCGCGGCAGCAGCGTGCCCTGCCCGGTCGTGATCACGACGAAGCGCGTCGGCATCGTCCCCGCGCGCGCGGTCCGCGGCATCAGCGACTCGAGCAGCGGGAGCGCGAGCGCGACGCCCGCACCGCGCAGCACCTGACGTCGGGAGAAGCGATTCACGGCGAGACCTCCTGCGCGCGGCGCTCGACGAACGAGGGATGCGTCGCGAGCGACTCGAAGAGCACCGGCATCGCGCGACCGCTGCCGACGAACGCGTCGCCGAGATCGCCGACGCTGCACGTGAGATCCGCGCGCACCTCGCGGCCGAGCGCGTACTCGGTCCACTGCTGCGCGAAGCAGCGCGACGCGTCGTCGCTCGCGACGAGCAGCGCGAAGAGCTCGCTCGCGCCGTCGAAGGTGCCGCTCGCGTCGCCGCCCGCCGCGATCTCGCCGACGTCGTCGATCGCGCGCCCACCGAGCTCGCTGCGGAAGCGACCGAGCCCGTCGTACGCCTCGAGCCCGAAGCCCACGGGATCGAGGAGCGTATGGCAGCCCATGCAGCGCGAGCTCGCGATGCGCGCCTCGTAGCGCTCGCGCGCGGTCGCGGTCGCGGGCAGCGAAGGCTCGCTCTCCTGCGCGTCGACGGGCGGCGGCGGCATGTTCGTGCAGAGGAGGCGCGTGCGGATCAGCTTGCCGCGCAGGATCGGCGACGACTGCTCGCCGTGCGACGCAGCGGCGAGCACCAGCGGATGCGTGAGCACACCGACGCGGGTGCCCGGCATCGTCACGCGTCGGAAGTCGCCGGGCCCGCTGCTCTCGCGCGGAAGTCCGTAGAATTCCTCGAGCACCGCGTCGACGTGGGCGACGTCGGAGGTGAGCAGCGTCGCGAATCCGTCGTCGGCGTCCCACGCCTCGTCGACGAGGCGGCGCAGCTCTTCGTCGAGCGCGGCGCGCACCTCGGCGGAGTGGCTGGTGGGGAGCGTCGCGATGCCGAGCCACTCGCGCACGAAGCGCTGGAACGTGGCGCGGGCGCGGGGGTCGGCGG includes:
- a CDS encoding DUF1552 domain-containing protein, producing MNRFSRRQVLRGAGVALALPLLESLMPRTARAGTMPTRFVVITTGQGTLLPRWTPPVRAGEALELSELLMPLAPHRDDLVVVSGIDNLMPRYHLSNGHNAPGHTLLNAHLCTSSATSDGRLLPEGSRSEVAQATLCVGPSIDHHLADRIGSPLPLNLAVNGTNAGENRMYYRVAPENSAQPNGARAEARLIGDPVRVFDEFLAGSSGAPTTLRERLRGQRGRVLDALGGSYSALARRVSAADRARLEAHAERLAELEASLGAPAITCDDPTLSLPPGYPSAGRSDLHWRAQIDVMVTALTCNVTRVASIHDADYHGPSFEFLQAPMPSELIGAGARALPGSAIADWHAQVHGDTGGAPNENANLIAGFTFYATQVSYLLERMKSVIEPDGSTLLDNSVVLWISEFGNGGAHSTQDLPVVLAGRAGGALTPGRHLARPDRTTGDLYTSILRMFGVDVDSFGFAGDSDLQHGGVGGL
- a CDS encoding NAD(P)-dependent oxidoreductase; the encoded protein is MKVLVLGATGGSGRAAVDALLRAGHEVTAFVRKPELLEARPGLHVVVGDATRAEDVERAVAGHDAVIVTLGIRENAVMVRLRGSAGTPIDVRSVGTANVIAAMRAHGVRRLVVQTTYGVGETRNALRWIDAMLFRVLLRDQIADTEEQERAVRASGLDWVLVQPVHLTDADREETVFASARGEARKMTISRRSVGKFLAERAAGGASRESIALSTA
- a CDS encoding CAP family protein, translating into MRRFLALALLLTACAQHTATTRSTSPSIAPGGDTSASDAPSDPRLRAVLDAHNTRRAEHCAPPLSWSDELARTAQSWADDLARRGCAFEHNRTPYGENLAAGTSGTLSPQAVVDMWHRERERYRFRNGRFSMQTGHFTQVVWRGTARVGCGTSTCNGMDVWVCNYDPPGNVQGQFDENVLPTSCRR
- a CDS encoding AraC family transcriptional regulator translates to MKVRDVFAPIDPLGDALGFLRMSGVFCCRSELTASWGLALPAIDETLSFHVVTAGGGWLELEGEPPLRLEAGDLALVPHDRGHRLVSEPGARAFRIDELPHEEVRERYAYLVHGTGGAPTSLVCGSVRFEHESARVLVELLPRVIHVRASSAPEHEWMRTTLELLANEAKAMRPGGETMLARLADLLVVHAIREWMERAPREQQGWIAGLRDPQIGRALALVHREPSRPWTLEALARAVGMSRSAFAARFTELLGEPAMTYVARWRMQIAHGMLARDRAGLGEVAGKLGYSSEAAFSRAFKSYVGVSPGAIKRG
- a CDS encoding TetR/AcrR family transcriptional regulator: MTTKWTKEELERRFRHYLGDEDDDSAQARKRRRILRAAHELFLAQGYRKTSVDDVARKAEVAKGTVYLYFPNKGTLLEAAIALEKRGLMKRLGPLFDGSIPKRERLLRYLEITFTSGRDMPLVARMLTGDSELWAALEDIGMEAITQRQAEGAEFLMELIEDAVPGVLTDEQKRERAEVIIGVGFSAGMLLDERTRSGRSLDAFVRSLSEMLTFGVAGRRPEKKR
- a CDS encoding ABC transporter permease; the protein is MIRSSATRYALRSLRRNPRRTLISIVGLAFGVGVGLVALSWVGGQEAMSVDAIAGGGLGHLRIAPRGWNERRDDALRLSGDDDLLARVRATEGVAIATPRARTSGLLGLGTRSTHVSLTGVDPETEPRALRYVQRVAEGRYLAPGEEGAIVLGRAIAHRLRAQLEDELVVTVVDDEGEMQSALLVVVGIVDTGSRPIDQSIAHVALSDVERLSGREGFAEITILLDDLATLETTRAAIPTPEGSEVLSWLEISPEFRARLQSGRAFTNVAVAIVLIVVLLGVASAQLTSVLERRKELAVLAAIGMRGRSLVRVVVTEGLILGALGALLALAWSSPILHRWATAGVDLSSMMPSRDGLAFGGVLIDPIYHPAFGAWLVPTALSLSLIATIVASLYPAWFASRTDPASALRVDR
- a CDS encoding ABC transporter permease, giving the protein MIDSTTRIAWRNLGRSRRRTALTLAAIAIAQCAVLLSSGLLNARNDWTIDALTGPLMGHVQVHAPGWREEQAPDLVIDRATERLEALRATEGVAQAYARVYAPALAARDVDGHAVIVVGVDVDAESAESGLLAGMPEDRRPRGRTVLVGSLLARDAGIEVGDELALVGSGADGSLANDLVTVAGILHTPFDLVNRTGIVMPLATAQETFAMPDMAHELTIRGAGSGDRADALAARITALPAMRELEVLPWRALAPEMTALLDQSDVFGTFVLLIVFVAAAAGVANTMLMATFERRRELGMLLSLGTTPLRLVRMILTEAVALGVLGVAIGSVLGGLLVAWQGAVGIPLAPGAEESVDMAVFGVNFSGFLFPYLDASDYVPGFVGVTIVSIVAALWPALFTARLEPMEAMRS
- a CDS encoding heme-dependent oxidative N-demethylase subunit alpha family protein, encoding MHARGVTAPARYFPVEPAPLRMQAGLIRFGTELGNGARDRLFFQVDDERPRYLAAKRATSPSRHVIAGGDDLANRARQSAITWMRETLAREAPDALRDADADHDARDPIEAIARAVQEDVAVLEHGGGEGRAVALDVRFPSGWRPELLAGASFTRIHAPVPGFAKDDRVSRSMVSSMIGRGPYVRFVWTLSADDALDHHPDSGLRRDWEHAVRAWLRVERQITVPLDGASVFLIRTYLYDVATLDDAQREVVREALRVMPDELREYKKLPTRDTFDRVIGR
- a CDS encoding ABC transporter ATP-binding protein, which codes for MTLLATATEVTKTFKTGALEVHALRGVDLAVHARDFMALVGPSGSGKTTLLNLLGALDRPTSGEVEVLGKKLGALSKAARAKLRLASLGFVFQAYNLVPVLTAAENVELILELQGMGARERRARALDVLLSLGLGELANRRPNEMSGGQQQRVAVARAVASRPELVLADEPTANLDGKSAEQLMLLMRRLHEEHGTTFVFSTHDPRIVAHATRIVSMEDGRIVSDETKDRASAA